The following coding sequences lie in one Fusarium poae strain DAOMC 252244 chromosome 1, whole genome shotgun sequence genomic window:
- a CDS encoding hypothetical protein (BUSCO:7249at5125) codes for MRLSSLISRHGSILRQCSGAGARPIHSHSQRRLMSSSLAGVKELLKVSDEIADAVATNKPIVALESTIYTHGALGNELALQHSDLVRSNGGIPAIIAIVDGVPTVGATASDIVRMIESRSAVKASRRDIAYLAGMGLAGNKIHGGTTISGTMLLARLAGIRVFGTGGLGGVHRGGHDSMDVSADLTELGRTRVAVISSGCKGFLDIPRTLEFLETQGAHVSTFADGRSGKIEFPAFWARDSGIKSPSVVHTEKEAAAIILAQERLGIESGLLFANPIPEEFGIPAPEMQSYIEQAVKEANEKGFTGSANTPYILGRLKELTGEKAVIANKALVTSNITRATNIAVELSRLLSSGSEPVKTFNSFPVAPSAAPSELKEPEVTSESKADILVAGSVAIDLSCDYAPKSGDSSPVLHTSNPSSISQSIGGVGHNVALAAHSVSKHARVRLCSMVGDDVAGKTVLNGLQASGLDTTFIRTLGSEYHGSNRTAQYVAVNDANKNLVMAMADMGIFTHHSFPEYWKSAVRGTKPKWLVVDGNWSERDIRAWLKAGQDQDCKVAFEPVSTAKSMNLFCPQKGHPKLRVFPKPTVDIASPNSYELEAMYSAARDNGYLEAPEWFDIIDAFGMRGARERFVHITSAELTDAGVPVQSVQLLPYIPTIVTKLGPRGVLLTTILGRDDPRLRDPDSEEYIVARSMSHPTVGGLYMRLFSAAEKVQNIVSVNGVGDTFFGVLISGLAQGGKVENLIDVAQAGSCLTLKSHESVSPDLHRLEGVLAQAAAQ; via the exons ATGAGGCTGTCAAGTCTCATCTCTCGGCATGGCTCCATCTTGCGCCAATGCTCCGGAGCCGGAGCTCGGCCGATTCATTCTCACTCTCAACGTCGACTCATGAGCTCTTCCTTGGCCGGTGTGAAAGAGCTCCTCAAAGTCTCAGACGAGATTGCCGATGCTGTTGCCACTAATAAGCCCATTGTTGCTCTCGAGTCAACCATCTACACTCACGGAGCTCTAGGCAATGAGCTTGCTCTTCAACATTCGGATCTTGTTCGCAGCAATGGAGGAATTCCCGCTATCATTGCCATTGTCGACGGTGTACCTACTGTTGGTGCTACAGCCTCTGATATCGTTCGTATGATTGAGAGTAGAAGCGCTGTCAAGGCATCCAGGCGAGATATTGCTTATCTTGCAGGAATG GGCTTGGCTGGAAATAAAATACATGGCGGAACCACTATCTCTGGAACTATGCTGCTGGCAAGACTAGCAGGTATCCGTGTCTTTGGAACTGGTGGCTTGGGTGGTGTTCACCGCGGCGGCCATGACTCAATGGACGTTTCTGCCGATCTCACTGAGCTCGGACGAACCCGAGTTGCTGTCATCAGCAGTGGCTGCAAGGGCTTCCTCGATATTCCCAGGACTCTTGAGTTCCTCGAGACCCAGGGTGCTCACGTCTCAACCTTTGCCGATGGCCGATCCGGAAAGATTGAATTCCCTGCTTTCTGGGCTCGGGACAGTGGCATCAAGAGTCCTTCTGTTGTTCACACCGAAAAGGAGGCTGCTGCCATCATCCTCGCGCAGGAGAGGCTCGGTATCGAGTCAGGCTTGCTCTTCGCAAACCCCATCCCCGAGGAGTTTGGTATCCCTGCCCCTGAAATGCAGTCCTACATCGAGCAGGCTGTCAAGGAGGCCAACGAGAAGGGCTTCACTGGAAGCGCCAACACTCCCTATATCCTGGGCAGGCTCAAGGAGCTCACAGGAGAAAAGGCCGTCATCGCCAACAAGGCGCTGGTAACCTCCAACATCACCCGGGCCACCAACATCGCTGTCGAACTCTCACGGTTGTTGTCTTCTGGTTCTGAGCCAGTCAAGACTTT CAATTCATTTCCTGTCGCTCCATCTGCTGCTCCTTCTGAGCTCAAGGAACCCGAAGTAACGTCCGAGAGCAAGGCTGATATTCTTGTTGCTGGCTCCGTAGCTATTGATCTAAGCTGTGACTATGCGCCCAAGTCGGGTGACTCTTCACCTGTCCTCCACACCTCCAACCCATCTAGTATCAGCCAGTCCATTGGAGGTGTCGGCCATAATGTAGCGCTTGCTGCCCACTCCGTCAGCAAACATGCTCGAGTGCGGCTTTGCAGCATGGTTGGCGATGATGT TGCTGGCAAGACTGTCCTGAATGGACTCCAAGCCTCTGGTTTGGACACGACCTTCATCCGAACACTTGGTAGTGAATATCACGGCTCAAACAGAACGGCCCAATACGTCGCTGTGAATGATGCCAACAAGAATTTGGTCATGGCAATGGCCGATATGGGCATCTTCACACACCACTCATTTCCCGAGTATTGGAAGTCTGCTGTGCGAGGAACCAAGCCCAAGTGGTTAGTAGTGGACGGAAACTGGAGTGAAAGGGACATCCGGGCGTGGCTCAAGGCtggtcaagaccaagactgcAAGGTCGCATTCGAGCCTGTGTCTACAGCCAAGTCTATGAATCTTTTCTGTCCCCAAAAGGGCCACCCCAAACTTCGAGTCTTCCCTAAGCCTACGGTGGACATCGCATCCCCCAATAGTTACGAGCTGGAAGCTATGTACTCTGCAGCTCGCGACAACGGCTACCTCGAAGCGCCTGAGTGGTTTGACATTATCGACGCTTTTGGTATGCGAGGTGCTCGAGAGCGCTTTGTCCACATCACCTCAGCTGAGCTGACTGATGCTGGTGTCCCTGTACAGTCTGTTCAACTTCTTCCCTACATCCCTACTATTGTGACAAAACTTGGTCCTCGGGGTGTTCTTTTGACCACCATCCTGGGAAGAGACGATCCTCGGTTGAGAGATCCCGACTCTGAAGAATACATTGTTGCCCGCTCAATGAGCCACCCGACAGTTGGCGGACTTTACATGCGACTATTTTCCGCTGCTGAAAAGGTTCAAAATATTGTTTCCGTTAACGGTGTTGGTGATACTTTCTTCGGTGTCTTGATCTCTGGTTTGGCACAGGGAGGTAAAGTTGAAAACCTTATCGACGTTGCTCAAGCAGGCTCATGTTTGACTTTGAAGTCTCACGAATCTGTTAGTCCTGACTTGCACCGGCTGGAAGGTGTCTTGGCACAGGCTGCGGCTCAATGA
- the ALDH6A1 gene encoding Methylmalonate-semialdehyde dehydrogenase [acylating] mitochondrial, which produces MRRAISRGLGASSRSTPVLSRSSILTSSSGPSHVAARRIHATSKQLQPVTAALASTANSYPTTHAKVEVVDTPYFIDNKFVASSADKYIDLHDPATNELVTRVPQMTDAEMKAAVESAEKAFKSWKNTSVISRQQIMFRFVQLIRENWDRLAASITLEQGKTFADAKGDVLRGLQVAEAAVGAPELLKGEVLEVAKDMETRTYREPLGVTAAICPFNFPAMIPLWCIPIATITGNTLILKPSERDPGAAMIIAELVEKAGFPAGVVNIIHGAHRTVDFILDEPAIKAISFVGGNKAGEYIFNRGSANGKRVQANLGAKNHAVVSPDANKNQFINSIVGAAFGAAGQRCMALSTLVMVGETKEWLHDVAEQAKNLNVNGGFEEGADLGPVITPQSKERIEKLIDSAEKEGATILLDGRGYKPSKYPNGNWVGPTIITNVTPDMTCYKEEVFGPVLVCLNSESIEDAIDLVNKNEYGNGTAIFTRSGATAEIFRKNIEAGQVGINVPIPVPLPMFSFTGNKKSIAGGGANTFYGKPGINFYTQLKTVTALWQSADAVAKKADVSMPTQQ; this is translated from the exons ATGCGTCGCGCAATCTCTCGCGGTCTGGGAGCCTCAAGCCGCTCTACTCCCGTGCTCTCTCGATCCTCCATTCTTACATCCTCCAGCGGCCCGTCCCATGTCGCTGCCAGGCGCATTCATGCCACAAGCAAGCAGCTTCAGCCTGTGACGGCTGCTCTGGCTTCCACTGCCAACAGCTACCCTACCACACACGCCAAGGTCGAGGTCGTCGATACCCCCTACTTCATTGACAACAAGTTCGTTGCCTCCTCGGCCGATAAATACATTGACTTGCACGACCCTGCTACCAACGAGCTCGTCACTCGCGTTCCTCAGATGACCGATGCTGAGATGAAGGCTGCCGTCGAGAGCGCCGAGAAGGCTTTCAAATCATGGAAGAACACCAGTGTCATCTCTCGACAGCAGATTATGTTCCGATTCGTTCAGCTCATCCGTGAGAACTGGGATCGTCTCGCTGCCAGCATCACTCTCGAACAGGGCAAGACTTTTGCTGATGCCAAGGGTGACGTCCTTCGAGGTCTTCAGGTCGCCGAAGCTGCCGTTGGCGCCCCTGAGCTCCTCAAGGGCGAGGTTCTCGAAGTCGCCAAGGacatggagacccgaacctaTCGTGAGCCTCTGGGTGTTACTGCTGCTATCTGCCCCTTTA ACTTTCCTGCCATGATTCCCCTCTGGTGCATTCCTATCGCCACCATCACCGGTAACACACTTATCCTCAAGCCTTCCGAGCGTGACCCTGGCGCTGCCATGATCATTGCTGAGCTTGTCGAGAAGGCTGGTTTCCCTGCCGGTGTTGTCAATATCATTCATGGTGCTCACCGCACTGTCGATTTCATTCTCGATGAGCCCGCCATCAAGGCTATCAGCTTTGTTGGTGGCAACAAGGCCGGCGAGTACATCTTCAACCGTGGATCCGCCAACGGTAAGCGTGTTCAGGCCAACCTGGGTGCCAAGAACCACGCTGTCGTCTCACCCGACGCCAACAAGAACCAGTTCATCAACTCCATCGTTGGTGCTGCTTTCGGTGCTGCCGGTCAGCGCTGCATGGCCCTGAGCACCCTCGTCATGGTTGGTGAGACCAAAGAGTGGCTCCACGACGTTGCTGAGCAAGCCAAGAACCTCAACGTCAACGGCGGTTTCGAGGAGGGAGCCGATCTCGGccctgtcatcacccctcagAGCAAGGAGCGCATTGAGAAGCTTATTGATTCCGCTGAGAAGGAGGGTGCTACTATTCTCCTCGACGGCCGTGGCTACAAGCCCAGCAAGTACCCCAATGGTAACTGGGTTGGACCTACCATTATCACTAATGTTACACCCGACATGACCTGCTACAAGGAGGAAGTCTTTGGTCCCGTCCTTGTTTGCCTCAACTCCGAGTCCATTGAGGACGCTATCGACCTTGTCAACAAGAACGAGTATGGTAACGGCACTGCCATCTTCACCAGGTCTGGCGCCACTGCTGAGATCTTCCGCAAGAACATTGAGGCCGGTCAGGTCGGTATCAATGTCCCTATCCCTGTCCCCTTGCCCATGTTCTCTTTCACCGGTAACAAGAAGTCCATTGCTGGTGGCGGTGCCAACACCTTCTACGGAAAGCCCGGCATCAACTTCTACACTCAACTCAAGACCGTCACAGCTCTGTGGCAGAGCGCTGATGCCGTCGCCAAGAAGGCTGATGTTTCTATGCCTACCCAACAATGA
- a CDS encoding hypothetical protein (SECRETED:SignalP(1-19)~TransMembrane:1 (n7-14c19/20o225-246i)): MISSRQLAAVLFLAGSSLADNFTISNGQIFTPGFVVLDAPQPYTPLGGDTLHVAIDVTANGKLPLPSNDDDSDVDNRIFSIEMFLYSYATGRNFTISNGTASTNNASLGEIMAQEPGSTVKHVNWVWPDCLVGDGAPEGDSDRGVYNISIRQNFRYNGDDYYTIFDVPISVNNSIPEDDDRPLCDELSNELLSPEDIDVEAANEVGVLFAPGDATELDISGEESVGSLLGSNMVYVGVMCVLMAMLL, encoded by the exons ATGATATCTTCACGCCAACTCGCAGCTGTGCTGTTCCTTGCCGGGTCATCGCTGGCCGACAACTTTACAATTTCCAACGGCCAGATTTTTACTCCCGGCTTTGTAGTTCTAGATGCACCTCAACCATATACGCCTCTTGGAGGGG ACACCCTCCACGTCGCTATAGATGTAACAGCCAACGGCAAACTACCATTGCCGTCAAACGACGATGACAGCGATGTCGATAACCGGATTTTTAGCATCGAGATGTTTCTATACAGCTACGCCACTGGACGCAACTTTACTATTTCGAATGGAACAGCCAGCACTAACAACGCGAGCCTGGGTGAGATTATGGCGCAAGAACCTGGAAGCACAGTAAAGCATGTCAACTGGGTCTGGCCCGATTGTCTTGTTGGAGACGGTGCACCAGAGGGAGACAGTGATCGGGGGGTTTACAAT ATCTCAATCCGACAAAACTTTAGATACAACGGCGACGACTACTACACCATATTCGATGTCCCCATCTCTGTCAACAATTCCATTCCAGAGGATGATGATCGGCCGTTGTGCGATGAGCTGTCGAATGAGCTTCTTTCAcctgaggatatcgacgTCGAAGCAGCCAATGAGGTGGGCGTTTTGTTCGCGCCTGGCGATGCGACTGAGCTCGATATAAGTGGTGAGGAATCGGTCGGATCTCTTCTTGGTTCTAATATGGTATATGTTGGGGTCATGTGTGTTCTTATGGCTATGTTGCTGTAG
- a CDS encoding hypothetical protein (BUSCO:10256at5125): MASDDDNRSQKRNHSEFRDDASDSSSDDDMGPQLPSQAPKKKRRVLPHEKLYVAALPKSPRYSKSLMHKEQILFATWTPLTEFLITSSIDGVVKFWKKIAQGIDFVKEFKAHDGEIKSVSVSKDGRSFATVGVDETVKIFDVITFDLLAMISLNYAPNCVCWVHSKGASLPLLAVSEASKPLIHIYDGRGEKEEAIHTIKGLHRKPVHLMAYNEAYDCVVSADEGGMLEYWRPSGDYEKPEGVFEYKSSTNLFDFKKAKSIPSCLSISPNGKSLVTFSLPDRKIRMFDFATAKLHREYDESLQVAEEMHRAGTGAAKLDNVEFGRRAAHERDIESDTLKYKTNVIFDESGNFIIYGSMLGIKVLNTYTNQVVKVYGKDENFRAVNIGIYQGQPQKKGITTVEMGASVNPLLQEAESRDPMLVATGVGKVRFYMFTNEEEVSKSTRDVQNEKPTMLGHKKDAKAKKTETGTAAILRTTYGDIHIRLFPDAAPKTVENFVTHSKNGYYNNTIFHRVIRKFMIQGGDPLGDGTGGESIWGREFEDEFSSLKHDKPFTVSMANAGPNTNASQFFITTEKTPWLDGKHTIFGRATQGFDIIHKIENVRTHKEKPEEDIKIVNIDII; this comes from the exons ATGGCGTCAGACGATGACAACCGCTCGCAGAAGCGCAATCACTCCGAGTTCCGCGACGATGCTTCAG ACAGCTCCTCCGATGATGACATGGGCCCTCAGTTACCCTCCCAAGCtcccaagaagaaaagacgaGTACTACCACACGAAAAGCTCTACGTCGCCGCTTTGCCCAAGTCGCCTCGATACTCCAAATCTCTTATGCACAAAGAGCAAATCCTCTTTGCGACATGGACTCCCCTGACCGAATTCCTCATCACATCCTCGATAGACGGCGTTGTCAAATTTTGGAAAAAGATTGCGCAAGGCATTGATTTCGTCAAAGAGTTTAAGGCGCACGATGGCGAGATCAAGTCGGTTTCAGTGAGCAAGGATGGCCGAAGCTTTGCGACCGTTGGCGTGGACGAAACAGTCAAGATCTTTGATGTCATCACATTTGATCTCCTGGCTATGATTTCTCTTAACTATGCTCCTAACTGCGTTTGTTGGGTTCACAGCAAGGGCGCCTCCTTACCGCTCCTGGCCGTCTCCGAAGCATCGAAGCCCCTGATACATATTTACGATGGACGAggagagaaggaagaagctATCCACACGATCAAGGGCTTACATCGAAAGCCTGTACACTTGATGGCGTACAATGAGGCGTATGACTGTGTAGTTTCCGCGGACGAGGGTGGCATGCTCGAATACTGGCGACCCAGCGGAGACTACGAAAAACCCGAGGGGGTTTTCGAGTACAAGAGTTCAACAAACCTGTTTGATTTCAAAAAGGCCAAATCCATACCATCATGTCTGTCTATATCACCAAACGGCAAGAGTCTCGTCACCTTTTCTTTACCCGATAGAAAGATTCGCATGTTTGATTTCGCTACGGCCAAGTTACATCGCGAGTACGACGAGTCTCTGCAGGTTGCTGAAGAAATGCATCGCGCAGGGACAGGGGCTGCCAAATTGGATAACGTCGAATTCGGTCGCAGAGCTGCTCACGAAAGGGATATCGAGTCGGATACGCTCAAGTACAAGACGAATGTTATCTTTGACGAGTCGGGCAACTTTATCATTTACGGCTCTATGCTGGGAATCAAGGTCCTCAACACATACACCAACCAAGTGGTCAAGGTGTATGGAAAGGACGAAAACTTCCGCGCTGTCAACATTGGCATCTACCAAGGACAGCCTCAGAAGAAGGGAATAACGACAGTCGAAATGGGTGCTTCCGTTAACCCTCTTTTGCAAGAAGCAGAATCTCGAGACCCCATGCTAGTCGCGACTGGCGTTGGCAAAGTGAGATTCTACATGTTTACGAACGAAGAGGAGGTCTCCAAGTCGACCCGAGATGTCCAGAACGAGAAGCCAACGATGTTGGGCCACAAGAAGGATGCAAAGGCCAAAAAGACGGAAACCGGTACGGCTGCCATCCTTCGCACGACCTACGGTGACATCCACATCCGTCTATTCCCCGACGCAGCACCAAAGACTGTTGAGAACTTTGTCACACATTCTAAGAACGGTTATTACAACAACACAATATTCCACCGTGTGATTCGGAAGTTTATGATCCAAGGAGGAGACCCTCTTGGAGATGGTACTGGTGGTGAGAGTATCTGGGGACGTGAGTTTGAGGATGAGTTCAGCAGTCTCAAGCACGACAAGCCATTCACCGTCAGCATGGCCAATGCAGGACCCAACACCAATGCCAGTCAGTTCTTTATCACAACGGAAAAGACA CCCTGGCTGGATGGCAAGCACACGATTTTTGGTCGCGCAACACAAGGTTTTGATATCATCCATAAGATTGAGAATGTGCGGACGCACAAGGAAAAGCCTGAAGAGGACATCAAGATTGTCAACATTGATATCATATAG
- the SLD5 gene encoding GINS complex subunit (BUSCO:46365at5125) yields the protein MMDIDDILRQVDPSSHGIPSETRDLQALTRLWIAERSAPELLEWPTDGLFERVNARIKSQIEKVEDMTGDMDPKTNFALIVIQTELERYKFLVRSFLRARIAKIDKHTLHYLSSQELRDRLSPTEVAYATRHQALLHNHYLSSFLGSFPQQLQNLNDTAGNISMIDSPDLDTAVFIRMLRDKDVYGKGTDADITLPATNGDILIIRWSSAKYMVDVGDAELV from the exons ATGATGGATATTGACGATATCCTCCGCCAAGTCGATCCCTCATCTCACGGCATTCCTAGCGAGACACGCGACCTGCAAGCTTTGACGCGTCTCTGGATCGCCGAGCGATCGGCCCCTGAGCTTCTAGA ATGGCCAACGGACGGGTTGTTCGAGCGTGTCAACGCGCGCATCAAGTCCCAGATAGAAAAGGTCGAGGACATGACTGGTGACATGGACCCCAAGACCAACTTCGCCCTCATCGTTATTCAGACTGAGCTTGAGCGTTACAAGTTCCTCGTGAGAAGCTTCCTGCGAGCCCGCATTGCAAAG ATTGATAAACACACTTTGCACTACCTTTCAAGCCAAGAGCTCAGAGACAGATTGTCACCAACAGAAGTAGCCTACGCCACAAGACACCAAGCTCTCTTGCACAATCACTACCTCTCATCTTTCCTGGGATCGTTTCCCCAGCAACTGCAGAATCTCAACGACACAGCAGGCAACATCAGCATGATCGATTCACCAGATTTAGACACGGCTGTTTTTATTCGTATGCTCAGAGACAAGGATGTGTACGGCAAGGGAACTGATGCCGATATCACCCTTCCTGCTACAAATGGCGACATCCTCATCATACGGTGGTCCAGTGCAAAGTACATGGTCGATGTCGGTGACGCTGAACTTGTCTGA
- a CDS encoding hypothetical protein (TransMembrane:6 (i12-31o51-74i86-106o118-142i149-168o193-214i)), giving the protein MAHRHPLQKLTSPARGLSLLLHLFGIASFSYNFQFLREWDVPMAKAYGWHFQFLTIIGLSASLLAFVAGALADLTLSRTLFQVKNYVAVLATPMEVVISILYWGIKFIDPKLLMPTEFYIHIIPDVGFHLAPAVFLTLDLLLFSPPWTIPAYAVMAIGTTLAFSYWYWVELCFSHNGWYPYPLFELLSTNQRIALFTFAAVLVTVSSSGLKWLYGRVNGYQTAQMEAHKPLKKVQ; this is encoded by the exons ATGGCACATCGTCACCCTCTTCAAAAGCTCACATCACCCGCAAGGGGTCTTTCGCTATTACTTCACCTTTTTGGTATAGCATCATTCAGCTACAACTTTCAATTTCTCAGAGAATGGGACGTTCCTATGGCCAAGGCCTATGGATGGCACTTCCAATTCCTCACAATCATTGGTCTTTCAGCATCGTTGCTTGCCTTTGTTGCCGGCGCTTTGGCTGATCTCACTTTGAGCCGAACTCTCTTCCAAGTCAAGAACTACGTTGCAGTTCTCGCTACGCCTATGGAAGTCGTCATTTCCATCCTATACTGGGGGATCAAATTTATCGACCCCAAACTGCTCATGCCTACCGAATTTTATATCCATATCATTCCTGACGTCGGTTTCCATCTTGCGCCTGCAGTGTTCCTGACTTTggaccttcttcttttcagcCCTCCGTGGACAATTCCGGCCTATGCAGTTATGGCAATCGGGACTACCCTTGCGTTTTCTTATTGGTATTGGGTAGAGCTTTGCTTCAGCCACAACGGATG GTACCCTTACCCTCTGTTTGAGCTTTTGTCTACGAATCAACGAATTGCCTTGTTCACTTTTGCTGCTGTTCTGGTCACTGTGTCTTCGTCAGGCCTGAAGTGGTTGTATGGACGAGTCAATGGTTATCAGACTGCTCAGATGGAAGCCCACAAGCCTCTTAAGAAGGTTCAGTGA
- a CDS encoding hypothetical protein (BUSCO:31052at5125), with amino-acid sequence MPIHQGLLPREGFCADVVVRLIRQTALNPALILPLVLLARLTKKGQDLSILHPSASQNLKTLLYLGLVRWASSWLSEKTRNNWSDDKYDWEREIVLVTGGAGGIGGRVVNLFAEMGVKVVVLDVQPMSFTTSANVHYYQCDLRSPENVEAVAEKIRAEVGHPTVVINVAGVARGKTILESQPSDIRFTFDVNTFAPFWTAKTFLPNMVENNHGMIVTLTSYASWLTIPNLVDYGASKAAALAFHEGLTAELATRYNAPKVRTVIVHPGPTNTALFKGYYQNTDFLMPPLAPETVADAVVKQVLTGRSGTVVIPGTGSILAALRMQPDWYAIPVRAKAQSYMKNFSGRQVIEDVDASFEKDGREKDVADNAGESTVLVSDS; translated from the exons ATGCCTATCCACCAAGGACTCCTTCCACGCGAAGGCTTCTGCGCTGATGTAGTGGTGCGGTTGATCCGGCAAACGGCACTGAATCCAGCCCTGATTCTCCCTCTCGTGCTGCTCGCTCGTCTCACCAAGAAGGGTCAGGACCTCTCTATTCTTCACCCGAGCGCCTCGCAGAACCTCAAGACGCTCTTGTACCTCGGCCTCGTGCGATGGGCCAGTAGCTGGTTATCCGAGAAGACGAGAAACAACTGGTCTGACGACAAATATGACTGGGAGCGCGAGATTGTGCTCGTGACAGGCGGTGCAGGAGGCATTGGCGGTCGAGTCGTCAACTTGTTCGCAGAGATGGGTGTTAAAGTGGTTGTGCTTGATGTTCAGCCCATGTCCTTTACCACTT CGGCCAACGTGCACTACTATCAATGCGACCTTCGATCACCCGAGAACGTGGAAGCCGTTGCCGAAAAGATCAGAGCTGAAGTTGGACACCCGACGGTTGTTATCAATGTCGCTGGAGTAGCCAGGGGAAAGACCATCCTGGAATCTCAGCCAAGTGACATCCGCTTCACCTTCGACGTCAACACCTTTGCGCCATTCTGGACAGCAAAGACATTTCTCCCTAATATGGTTGAGAACAACCACGGCATGATCGTCACTCTGACCTCTTATGCAAGCTGGTTGACGATCCCCAACCTTGTCGACTACGGTGCCTCAAAAGCAGCTGCTTTGGCCTTCCACGAAGGATTGACTGCCGAGTTGGCTACGCGGTACAATGCGCCCAAGGTCAGGACTGTTATCGTACACCCGGGACCTACCAACACTGCTCTCTTCAAGGGCTACTACCAGAACACTGATTTCTTGATGCCACCTCTGGCACCCGAGACAGTGGCTGATGCTGTAGTTAAACAAGTTCTCACTGGGCGCAGTGGTACTGTCGTCATCCCGGGCACTGGTAGTATACTAGCTGCTTTGAGGATGCAGCCAGATTGGTATGCAATCCCTGTGAGAGCTAAAGCGCAGTCGTACATGAAGAACTTCAGTGGTCGTCAGGTTATCGAGGATGTGGATGCTTCTTTTGAAAAAGATGGCCGTGAGAAGGATGTTGCTGATAATGCGGGCGAGAGCACAGTTCTGGTTTCTGACAGTTGA